One Halioglobus japonicus DNA segment encodes these proteins:
- a CDS encoding acyl-CoA carboxylase subunit beta, with amino-acid sequence MSSNREQWQSLLQDLNQRQARAEAMGGEERVARQHGRGRLTARERVARFLDSDSFNEIGALAGGNHPNGEPPLAGDGVVGGTGAVHGQTVVVLAEDFTVKGGSIGHANAAKRARLVTLAAQQSLPLVLMLEGAGERASNGFERYPNTPNDLQLVADLKGKVPVVSMIMGPSAGHGALTGMFADFIIMLEDAALFTAGPPLVAASLGIECSPQELGSAQMHATQSGVVHNVAATEDEAFDQARYFVGLVAGASTTAPQAQPGAEKCATDALLDIIPPDGQRAYDVRRVIDAVADRETVFELQPGYGSSLVVALARIGGIPTMVIANQPAALAGAITTQAAEKAAHFIEVADHFGLPLVFMLDNPGAMPGPQSERDGILKAAGKMFAAQRRYRGQKIVVTLRKGFGFGSSAMGMNPWDGQAINLALPSVSLGGVPAIGGDAAAKATADESARMLDIQSGAWVPADSMAFDKIVSPVSLRDEIIDVLHRHPYSAD; translated from the coding sequence ATGAGTAGCAACCGGGAACAGTGGCAAAGTCTGCTGCAGGATCTTAACCAGCGCCAGGCGCGTGCTGAAGCCATGGGCGGCGAGGAACGCGTTGCCCGGCAGCATGGCAGGGGACGGCTGACTGCGCGCGAACGCGTTGCGCGTTTTCTCGACTCGGATTCATTCAACGAAATAGGTGCCCTTGCCGGCGGCAATCACCCCAATGGAGAACCGCCGTTGGCGGGAGACGGTGTGGTGGGAGGTACCGGCGCGGTGCACGGCCAGACAGTGGTGGTCCTGGCTGAGGACTTTACGGTAAAGGGCGGTTCTATCGGGCATGCCAATGCGGCAAAACGGGCACGTCTGGTAACGCTGGCCGCACAGCAATCACTGCCCCTGGTGCTCATGCTTGAAGGTGCCGGGGAGCGCGCCAGTAACGGCTTCGAGCGCTATCCGAATACGCCAAACGACCTACAACTGGTGGCTGATCTCAAGGGAAAAGTACCTGTGGTCAGCATGATCATGGGCCCATCGGCTGGGCACGGCGCCCTGACGGGTATGTTCGCCGATTTCATCATCATGCTAGAGGACGCTGCGCTGTTTACCGCGGGGCCGCCACTGGTCGCAGCCTCGCTGGGTATCGAGTGTTCGCCACAGGAGCTGGGCAGCGCGCAGATGCACGCAACCCAGAGCGGGGTGGTTCACAATGTAGCCGCCACGGAGGACGAGGCCTTCGACCAGGCGCGCTATTTTGTAGGCCTGGTCGCCGGTGCAAGCACCACAGCACCGCAGGCACAACCGGGCGCCGAAAAGTGCGCGACGGATGCATTGCTCGACATAATTCCCCCTGATGGCCAGAGAGCGTATGACGTGCGGCGGGTGATAGACGCCGTCGCAGATCGAGAGACCGTATTTGAACTTCAGCCGGGTTATGGCAGCTCGCTGGTTGTGGCTCTTGCCAGGATTGGTGGTATACCGACAATGGTCATCGCCAATCAGCCGGCAGCGCTGGCGGGTGCCATTACCACGCAGGCGGCAGAGAAAGCTGCCCATTTTATTGAAGTTGCTGACCACTTTGGTCTGCCCCTGGTGTTTATGCTGGATAACCCCGGCGCGATGCCCGGACCGCAATCGGAACGGGACGGCATTCTCAAGGCGGCCGGTAAGATGTTTGCCGCGCAGCGTCGCTACCGGGGTCAGAAAATTGTCGTGACGCTGCGCAAGGGGTTTGGGTTTGGTTCTTCGGCGATGGGCATGAACCCCTGGGACGGACAGGCGATTAACCTCGCGTTGCCCTCGGTATCACTGGGGGGCGTGCCAGCGATTGGCGGCGATGCCGCTGCCAAGGCGACAGCGGATGAGTCAGCCAGAATGCTGGATATTCAATCCGGCGCGTGGGTTCCGGCCGATTCTATGGCGTTCGATAAAATTGTCAGTCCTGTGTCGCTGCGCGATGAGATCATCGATGTATTGCATCGACATCCGTATTCGGCTGACTGA
- a CDS encoding HdeD family acid-resistance protein, translating into MGTVTDVTKAGTRTATWLGIAVLLMGILAIAMPFATGVAITIGLGLVLLVTAIAQLVFAFQSHSFGSGVLRFAFGLLAGICAIALMTQPGAGLATITLFLAVWFMVDGVFAIIQGIRWRPEPGSGWLIFNGIIGLILGIMVYNQFPSSAVWLVGLMVGIRLLVSGFTMIAFGAMARGAAKAIDKEIDRATA; encoded by the coding sequence ATGGGCACAGTGACAGACGTTACGAAAGCAGGCACACGGACGGCCACCTGGTTGGGTATCGCCGTATTATTAATGGGTATTCTGGCGATCGCCATGCCGTTCGCCACCGGGGTAGCCATCACCATCGGCCTTGGCCTGGTGTTGCTGGTGACGGCGATTGCACAGCTGGTATTTGCGTTCCAATCGCATTCATTCGGCAGCGGGGTGCTGCGATTTGCTTTTGGTCTGTTGGCAGGCATCTGCGCCATTGCGCTCATGACCCAGCCGGGCGCAGGGCTGGCCACTATCACGCTCTTCCTCGCCGTCTGGTTTATGGTGGACGGTGTATTCGCCATTATCCAGGGTATTCGCTGGCGGCCGGAGCCAGGTTCCGGCTGGTTGATTTTCAACGGCATTATCGGACTAATACTGGGCATCATGGTTTATAACCAGTTCCCCAGTTCCGCGGTGTGGCTGGTCGGGCTTATGGTAGGCATCCGCCTGCTGGTATCGGGATTCACAATGATTGCCTTTGGCGCCATGGCGCGCGGGGCGGCGAAGGCTATCGATAAGGAGATAGACCGGGCCACCGCCTAA
- a CDS encoding pseudouridine synthase, which produces MPSKHARLDRFISARKGIPRRSVKHLLAQRRVRIDGDIAADANHRIGPFTRVEVDGDILQNLRPRYLMMNKPAGVVSATRDSRHTTVLDLIPEEGRDTDLHIAGRLDFNSTGLLLLTNDGRFSRWLCDADSGVIKRYRVTLRDPVTADMVTVFAKGMHFGFEDIVTRPARLTPLASDGTHQADVALSEGRYHQIKRMFGRFNNEVLALHRYAIGPFELDDALAPGQSKAIAPQLPAQWS; this is translated from the coding sequence ATGCCGTCAAAACACGCCAGACTCGATCGATTTATCAGTGCGCGCAAAGGGATTCCCCGCCGCAGCGTGAAGCATCTTCTCGCCCAGCGTCGGGTTCGCATCGACGGCGATATTGCCGCGGATGCCAATCACCGCATCGGCCCGTTCACCCGGGTGGAGGTGGACGGTGACATTCTCCAGAACCTGCGGCCCCGTTACTTGATGATGAATAAACCAGCAGGCGTAGTGAGTGCGACTCGTGACAGCCGCCACACTACCGTGCTGGATCTCATTCCCGAAGAGGGCAGGGATACAGACCTGCATATCGCCGGGCGACTCGATTTTAATTCGACGGGCTTGCTGCTCCTGACCAATGACGGGCGCTTTTCTCGCTGGTTATGTGACGCCGATTCGGGCGTGATCAAGCGCTACCGGGTCACATTGCGCGACCCGGTGACAGCGGACATGGTGACCGTCTTTGCAAAGGGCATGCATTTCGGCTTTGAAGATATAGTCACACGGCCCGCGCGGCTGACACCCTTGGCGTCGGACGGAACTCACCAGGCCGACGTGGCCCTAAGCGAAGGGCGCTATCATCAGATCAAGCGCATGTTCGGCCGGTTTAACAATGAAGTGCTCGCCTTGCATCGTTATGCGATTGGCCCCTTTGAACTCGACGATGCACTGGCGCCCGGGCAGTCAAAAGCGATTGCGCCGCAGCTGCCGGCGCAATGGTCATGA
- a CDS encoding YegS/Rv2252/BmrU family lipid kinase yields MRKRKQQPVLLLHRKSANRPEVKAAVKAVRRRGVDLLVRIPWNKRDKRKQVKALLREGYSRIIAGGGDGTLNAVADAVVNYRKTGQSVSMGILPLGTANDFAHGLALPCDDLEACLYLAATGKPRPLDIGAVNGRHFINVASGGFGAEVTATTPQDIKRHLGGLAYTLNGLVKLWDMKPYAGALLLPDQPAIPYSMLLMAVGNSRLAGGGFEVAPAADPADGLLDLMLLTEGALTDPTRALAEIQTPLNPDNTLVMYRQAKAFTLESEQLLHINLDGEPITGHRFSFEVFDSALDVVY; encoded by the coding sequence ATGAGAAAACGCAAGCAACAACCGGTACTGCTGCTACATCGCAAATCCGCCAATCGCCCGGAGGTAAAGGCCGCTGTTAAAGCAGTGCGCCGGCGCGGGGTAGACCTGCTGGTGCGGATTCCCTGGAACAAACGCGATAAGCGCAAGCAGGTGAAAGCGCTTTTGCGGGAAGGCTATAGCCGCATTATTGCCGGGGGAGGGGACGGCACTCTCAATGCAGTCGCAGATGCAGTGGTCAATTATCGCAAGACTGGCCAGAGCGTCAGTATGGGCATTCTGCCGTTGGGCACTGCCAATGATTTTGCTCATGGTCTGGCATTACCCTGTGACGATCTTGAGGCCTGCTTGTATCTGGCCGCCACAGGGAAGCCCCGGCCACTGGATATAGGGGCTGTTAACGGTCGTCACTTTATCAATGTTGCCAGTGGCGGATTCGGCGCAGAGGTAACCGCAACCACTCCACAAGATATTAAGCGCCACCTCGGCGGCCTGGCTTATACCCTCAACGGTCTGGTGAAGTTGTGGGATATGAAACCTTACGCCGGCGCCTTGCTGCTCCCGGACCAACCTGCCATTCCCTACAGTATGCTGTTAATGGCGGTCGGCAACAGTCGGCTCGCCGGCGGTGGCTTCGAGGTAGCGCCGGCAGCGGACCCGGCGGACGGACTATTGGATCTGATGCTACTCACAGAGGGCGCGCTAACCGACCCTACCAGGGCGCTGGCAGAAATCCAGACGCCGCTGAACCCGGACAATACGCTGGTGATGTATCGCCAGGCAAAAGCTTTCACGCTCGAATCAGAGCAACTCCTCCATATTAATCTCGACGGAGAACCGATTACGGGTCATCGCTTCAGCTTCGAGGTTTTTGACAGTGCTCTGGATGTCGTCTATTAG
- a CDS encoding LLM class flavin-dependent oxidoreductase, whose protein sequence is MTQETRLHIGTTPWDWSAVREGPGISEQARTAEQYGFDSFWLPESHFSGGRSVPAPLLLLAAAAAATSRIELGCVSYLLPIRNAVLAAEEIAVLDRLSEGRLILGLGRGIAPAMFEAFGIDAGDKRELFAQRLQQIRDLWQADGALGLAPLPLQTPEPRLWAAALGPKALQQIASLGLPYLASPLESSDLLAQNLAAYRRNAPAEAVRITPIMRTVFIAESSRAGKALEEVLARQLRAAGKFADQQIEDVAIIGSAESVHARIDLYREALGMTHLILRAGLPGVSAIEELDSACKLLEMFSQPNTDVDAIHR, encoded by the coding sequence ATGACACAAGAAACAAGATTACATATCGGCACCACACCCTGGGACTGGTCGGCGGTCAGGGAAGGCCCTGGCATATCCGAACAGGCCCGTACCGCCGAACAGTACGGCTTCGATTCGTTCTGGCTTCCCGAGAGCCACTTCAGCGGCGGGCGCAGTGTCCCCGCCCCGCTGCTATTACTGGCCGCAGCAGCGGCAGCCACCTCGCGAATTGAACTGGGCTGTGTCTCCTACCTCTTGCCAATACGCAACGCGGTGCTGGCCGCCGAGGAAATTGCTGTGCTGGACCGATTGAGCGAGGGCCGTCTTATCCTCGGCCTCGGGCGGGGTATTGCGCCTGCGATGTTTGAAGCATTCGGGATTGATGCTGGCGACAAGCGCGAACTGTTTGCCCAGCGTCTCCAGCAGATCCGAGATCTGTGGCAAGCCGATGGTGCGCTCGGGCTTGCTCCCCTGCCCCTGCAGACGCCGGAGCCCAGACTTTGGGCGGCGGCCCTTGGACCCAAAGCCCTGCAACAGATAGCCTCCCTGGGGCTGCCCTATCTGGCATCCCCCCTGGAGTCTTCTGACCTTCTTGCGCAGAATTTGGCTGCGTATCGGCGCAATGCGCCGGCCGAGGCTGTGCGCATCACCCCTATTATGCGCACCGTTTTCATCGCTGAGAGTAGCCGCGCCGGCAAAGCGCTTGAGGAGGTGCTGGCCCGACAACTGCGCGCTGCCGGCAAGTTTGCCGATCAGCAGATAGAAGACGTGGCAATTATCGGTTCAGCGGAATCCGTTCATGCACGGATCGACCTATACCGGGAAGCGCTGGGTATGACACACCTGATCTTGCGCGCCGGCCTCCCAGGTGTGAGCGCCATCGAAGAGCTGGACAGCGCATGCAAGCTGCTAGAGATGTTCAGTCAGCCGAATACGGATGTCGATGCAATACATCGATGA
- a CDS encoding VOC family protein, which yields MQTTVAAELDLPPVNQIGFVVKNLEEAVARYQPLFGEFTVMEAADMEWDYRGRPEVSSLKIAFGNSGDVEIELIEWVSGETPHKEFLEAGHEGLHHLRFVVVDVDAKVKELATHGYQQIWYKRFAEGMAASYLERDGDPVILELFENHSA from the coding sequence ATGCAGACAACGGTCGCAGCGGAACTTGATCTGCCGCCCGTCAACCAGATCGGCTTTGTCGTGAAAAACCTGGAAGAAGCAGTAGCGCGCTATCAGCCCTTATTCGGCGAGTTTACCGTGATGGAGGCTGCCGATATGGAGTGGGACTATCGGGGGCGCCCCGAAGTCAGTTCTCTGAAGATTGCCTTCGGTAACAGCGGTGATGTGGAAATCGAACTCATTGAGTGGGTGTCTGGTGAGACACCGCACAAGGAGTTTCTCGAGGCAGGGCATGAAGGCCTGCATCATCTGCGTTTCGTCGTCGTCGATGTCGATGCGAAAGTAAAGGAGTTGGCGACACATGGCTACCAGCAAATCTGGTACAAGCGATTTGCAGAGGGCATGGCGGCCTCTTATCTGGAACGCGATGGCGATCCGGTGATCCTGGAATTGTTTGAAAATCATTCCGCGTAG
- a CDS encoding SDR family NAD(P)-dependent oxidoreductase — translation MAGIQYDYRGASVLVTGGTSGIGLATARAYADTGADVTITGRKQSADQYDVDLTGLTYRQLDVNSREDVIALASDLGRLDILVNNAGGAQADEWGHNGFEQSLNVNLNSAFHLSQACKSLLAASEFSGGASVIGIASMTTFFGFEWTPGYGAAKAGLSQLMKTLGLSWGPEGIRANAVAAGFTRTGLTEPVFQHNPEMVEGMFSRQGLKRAGTPEDIAGAVLFLTSPAAAWITGQTLAVDGGYSTGMG, via the coding sequence ATGGCAGGCATTCAATACGACTACCGCGGGGCTAGCGTGCTCGTGACCGGCGGGACCAGCGGCATCGGTCTGGCAACAGCGCGGGCTTACGCCGACACAGGTGCCGACGTTACTATAACCGGGCGCAAGCAAAGTGCGGATCAGTACGATGTCGACCTGACCGGGCTGACCTATCGCCAACTTGATGTAAACAGCCGCGAGGATGTCATTGCCTTGGCATCTGACCTCGGCCGCCTGGACATTCTGGTCAACAATGCGGGCGGCGCCCAGGCCGATGAATGGGGGCACAATGGCTTTGAGCAATCCCTGAACGTCAATCTCAATAGTGCTTTCCATTTGAGCCAGGCCTGCAAGTCATTGTTGGCCGCGAGCGAATTCAGCGGCGGTGCCAGTGTGATCGGGATTGCCTCGATGACCACGTTTTTCGGATTCGAATGGACGCCAGGCTACGGCGCTGCCAAGGCTGGCCTGTCGCAGCTCATGAAAACCCTGGGGCTAAGCTGGGGCCCGGAAGGCATCCGGGCCAATGCGGTAGCCGCAGGCTTTACCCGTACAGGACTCACCGAGCCAGTGTTTCAGCACAACCCGGAGATGGTAGAAGGCATGTTCTCCCGTCAGGGCCTGAAGCGGGCGGGCACGCCAGAAGATATTGCGGGTGCCGTATTGTTTTTGACCTCCCCCGCCGCAGCATGGATCACTGGGCAGACGCTGGCCGTCGATGGCGGCTACTCCACCGGTATGGGCTAG
- a CDS encoding disulfide bond formation protein B — protein sequence MNTSATSIWASIAAFFTSKGYWAALAVLGIFMEAVALYYQYVIGDPPCQVCIHTRIWVAAFTLLAIVMCVLPARKWLNVNGHVLAIVCMAGLWERCKFLWDVENRRGDGTCEIFLNFPDWFALDAWFPAMFEVKTLCGFTPMMPLGITMAEMLVAASSVLVVISVLALGLVIRKPA from the coding sequence ATGAACACATCCGCCACCAGCATCTGGGCCTCGATTGCCGCATTTTTCACCAGCAAAGGCTACTGGGCCGCGTTGGCAGTGCTCGGCATTTTCATGGAGGCTGTGGCCCTCTACTACCAGTATGTGATTGGCGATCCTCCCTGCCAGGTGTGTATTCACACCCGCATCTGGGTGGCAGCGTTTACCTTGCTTGCCATAGTGATGTGTGTGCTGCCCGCAAGAAAGTGGCTTAACGTTAACGGCCACGTGCTGGCCATCGTGTGTATGGCTGGTCTTTGGGAGCGCTGTAAATTCCTTTGGGATGTTGAGAACCGGCGCGGTGACGGCACCTGTGAAATTTTTCTCAACTTCCCCGACTGGTTCGCACTGGATGCGTGGTTTCCGGCAATGTTTGAGGTAAAGACCCTGTGTGGGTTTACCCCGATGATGCCACTTGGGATCACCATGGCAGAAATGCTGGTGGCCGCATCCTCGGTGCTGGTGGTCATTTCGGTGTTGGCGCTGGGGCTGGTCATTCGCAAGCCGGCATAA
- a CDS encoding MBL fold metallo-hydrolase yields the protein MRNPIYKQRPVEPNPARFGGERINDFIVLSEAFSNAYLVETSAGAVQINTGMGMEAPVISANFRDFSTSPVQALVLTQGHVDHVGGTAYFREQHPGLKVIAGALNPEHQAYDARLAPFRAGRSAFAFTQKFAAAFEYYKSQDYTNFPAQDTPQPDVLVEDAYVFEVGDTRFEVIAIPGAETNDSVIVWLPQHKICFTGNLFGCPFGHFPNLVTIRGDRYRDALVVAEAVKRIRDLEPEMICYGHHGPVRGAQLIADELDALYGAIMHVHDETVAGMNAGKDVHTLMCDISLPPELEVGQGYGKVAWGVRAIWESYAGWFHHRSTTELYAVPASSIHADLVEMAGGTSAVVQRAEEKAGAGELIEALHLLDLVPHTSGDAKVLYERIHAALLEQSDNFWLQSWLRHQGGLS from the coding sequence ATGCGTAACCCGATATACAAGCAGCGGCCTGTTGAGCCAAACCCGGCCAGATTTGGCGGCGAGCGAATCAATGATTTTATCGTTTTGTCCGAGGCCTTTTCCAATGCCTACCTGGTTGAGACAAGCGCCGGAGCGGTCCAGATCAATACGGGCATGGGCATGGAAGCACCGGTGATCAGCGCCAATTTTCGCGACTTTTCTACGTCGCCAGTGCAGGCGCTGGTGCTCACCCAGGGACATGTTGATCATGTGGGTGGCACGGCCTATTTCCGCGAACAACACCCCGGCTTGAAAGTCATAGCCGGCGCACTCAACCCAGAGCATCAGGCCTACGACGCGCGCCTGGCGCCGTTTCGTGCCGGGCGCTCTGCGTTCGCTTTTACCCAGAAGTTCGCCGCTGCATTTGAGTACTATAAATCACAGGATTATACCAACTTCCCGGCGCAGGATACGCCGCAGCCAGATGTGCTGGTTGAAGACGCCTATGTCTTTGAGGTTGGGGATACCCGGTTCGAGGTGATAGCCATTCCCGGCGCCGAAACCAACGATTCGGTCATCGTCTGGCTGCCGCAGCACAAGATCTGCTTTACGGGTAATTTGTTTGGCTGCCCCTTCGGACACTTTCCTAACCTGGTCACGATACGCGGGGATCGTTATCGAGATGCACTGGTGGTGGCTGAAGCCGTGAAGCGCATTCGTGATCTAGAACCCGAGATGATTTGCTATGGGCACCACGGTCCGGTGCGAGGTGCACAATTAATCGCAGATGAGCTCGACGCCCTATACGGTGCGATTATGCATGTGCACGACGAGACCGTGGCCGGCATGAACGCCGGCAAAGATGTTCATACGCTTATGTGCGACATCAGCCTGCCTCCAGAGTTGGAGGTAGGGCAGGGCTACGGCAAGGTCGCCTGGGGTGTGCGCGCGATCTGGGAAAGCTACGCCGGCTGGTTCCACCATCGCTCCACCACAGAACTCTATGCCGTGCCAGCGAGCAGCATTCATGCAGACCTCGTCGAGATGGCCGGCGGCACAAGCGCAGTGGTCCAGCGTGCCGAAGAGAAGGCCGGGGCAGGAGAACTGATAGAGGCTCTGCATTTGCTCGACTTGGTGCCTCACACGAGCGGCGACGCCAAGGTGCTCTACGAGCGTATTCACGCTGCCCTGCTCGAGCAAAGCGATAACTTCTGGTTACAATCATGGCTTCGTCATCAAGGTGGCCTGTCATGA
- a CDS encoding arylsulfatase, whose translation MTEHLFFWIWREVGAISTWVNNDYRYVQMFKKCLKVSWVMALLVLPTVAYAAPPNILVIWGDDIGWSNVSAYNHGVMGYSTPNLDRIATEGVLFTDHYAQPSCTAGRAAFITGQYPIRSGMTTVGQPGDALGLQKESPSLAEVMKAQGYRTGHFGKNHLGDRNEHLPTVHGFDEFFGNLYHLNTQEESEQRDYQNFAKAYSGDLETYEAKFGTRGVIHSYATTKTDRTVEPRFGRIGKQTIEDTGPLTQERMKNFDAEEVIPKALRFMADAKAADEPFFVWLNTSRMHLYTRIGNEWLERVETITSEADYHGAGMLQHDHDMGIVLDWLDDQGLSENTIVLYSTDNGPEHSSWPHGATTPFRGEKMTTYEGGVRVPLMVRWPDKIAAGSKLTGIQGHQDLFTTLSAAAGVPDVAEKMMKEKKQYIDGVNNLRYWLGETDVSNRNHIFHYYESKLTAVRMGPWKFHFSTKEDYYANVIPRTVPLVFNIRMDPYESYSNSDSYGHLLQKVSWLLQPMGELMEQHLQTLAEYPPVQGGKTFDMSNVVEQFVNKPRQ comes from the coding sequence GTGACCGAGCATTTATTTTTCTGGATTTGGAGAGAAGTTGGTGCTATCTCTACATGGGTTAATAATGATTACAGGTACGTACAAATGTTCAAAAAATGTCTCAAGGTTAGTTGGGTAATGGCGTTGTTGGTACTCCCAACTGTGGCTTACGCAGCCCCACCAAATATTCTCGTTATATGGGGTGACGATATCGGTTGGTCTAACGTCAGCGCCTATAATCATGGCGTGATGGGGTATAGCACCCCTAACCTAGACAGAATCGCGACCGAAGGGGTTTTGTTTACGGACCACTATGCACAGCCTTCATGCACGGCCGGTCGAGCTGCTTTTATCACCGGCCAGTATCCAATTAGGTCAGGCATGACAACGGTAGGCCAGCCAGGTGATGCACTGGGTTTACAGAAGGAGTCTCCTTCTTTGGCGGAGGTGATGAAAGCGCAGGGCTACCGCACCGGACATTTTGGTAAAAACCATCTAGGCGATCGTAACGAGCACCTGCCGACGGTTCATGGATTCGACGAGTTCTTCGGTAACCTTTATCACTTGAATACACAGGAAGAGTCTGAGCAGCGCGATTACCAGAATTTTGCGAAAGCTTATTCCGGCGATCTGGAAACCTATGAGGCAAAGTTCGGCACGCGGGGTGTGATCCACTCCTATGCGACTACGAAAACGGACCGAACCGTCGAGCCTCGTTTTGGCCGGATCGGAAAACAGACGATTGAAGATACCGGTCCGCTCACGCAGGAGCGCATGAAGAATTTCGATGCTGAAGAGGTCATACCCAAGGCATTACGTTTTATGGCAGATGCGAAAGCGGCTGATGAACCCTTCTTTGTCTGGCTGAACACCAGTCGTATGCATCTCTACACCCGGATTGGTAACGAGTGGCTGGAGAGAGTTGAAACGATTACCAGCGAGGCAGATTACCACGGCGCCGGCATGCTTCAGCATGATCATGATATGGGTATCGTCCTCGACTGGCTGGATGATCAAGGTTTGAGTGAGAATACCATTGTCCTCTATTCCACAGATAACGGTCCAGAGCACTCGTCATGGCCCCATGGTGCCACCACACCCTTCCGCGGTGAGAAGATGACAACCTATGAAGGCGGCGTACGGGTTCCTTTGATGGTGCGATGGCCCGACAAAATCGCTGCTGGCAGTAAGCTGACGGGCATTCAGGGTCATCAAGATCTTTTCACCACACTCTCTGCCGCAGCCGGCGTTCCGGACGTCGCTGAGAAAATGATGAAAGAGAAGAAGCAGTACATCGATGGCGTGAACAATCTGAGATATTGGTTAGGTGAGACAGACGTATCAAATCGCAACCACATCTTCCATTACTACGAGAGTAAGCTCACGGCGGTTCGGATGGGGCCATGGAAGTTTCATTTTTCGACTAAAGAAGACTACTACGCTAACGTGATTCCTAGAACCGTTCCGCTTGTCTTCAATATCCGCATGGACCCTTATGAGAGTTATAGCAACTCGGATTCATACGGTCATCTGCTGCAGAAAGTCTCTTGGTTGCTGCAGCCAATGGGCGAACTGATGGAACAGCATTTGCAGACCTTGGCAGAATATCCACCCGTACAGGGTGGCAAAACCTTTGATATGTCAAATGTTGTCGAACAGTTTGTCAATAAGCCCCGGCAGTAA
- a CDS encoding sulfotransferase family protein, producing MTNSIHIDDLAAPQLNDLQQSIHDYGRTLNVELDAAAILDEASEALALNDFGDPDFRTRLDLLCAEWGADTGLNNLGRLSLRNKLLLYARSRLLIQDVLNKHPEIHDIQIKQPIIVAGLPRSGTTHLLNLMAADSRLRSLPLWESYEPVPVPGEQPLPDGTDPRYQRCADAWAVTEQTVPHLAAMHPMDPDHIHEELELMGPDFASYNFEWLCHSPQWRDHYYRSDQTPHYEYMKTVLKILAWQDGDDGSHTRWVLKCPQHLEQLPVLQAVFPDATIAVTHRDPVSVIQSAVTMLAYGQRMSRESIDPPAILDYWADRVEHLLRACMRDRPALDPQRSIDVLFHEFMADDLGMVEAIYARAGLPMTEQAKAELQAFIEAHPRGKHGKVVYDLAGQFGVTPAALRERFDFYFEQFPIQVEAGE from the coding sequence GTGACCAACAGCATTCATATCGATGACCTGGCTGCACCGCAGCTGAACGATCTGCAGCAATCTATCCACGACTACGGCAGGACACTGAATGTCGAGCTCGATGCTGCAGCAATCCTTGATGAGGCCAGCGAAGCGCTGGCCCTCAACGATTTTGGCGACCCAGATTTTCGCACCCGACTTGATCTGCTCTGTGCGGAGTGGGGGGCTGACACCGGCCTCAATAATCTGGGCCGCCTCAGTCTGCGCAATAAATTGCTGTTGTACGCCCGCAGCAGGCTGCTCATTCAGGATGTGCTTAACAAGCACCCGGAAATACACGATATCCAGATTAAGCAGCCCATTATTGTGGCGGGGCTGCCCCGCTCGGGGACGACACATTTGCTTAATCTGATGGCTGCCGACAGTCGGTTAAGGTCACTGCCGCTGTGGGAGTCTTATGAGCCGGTACCCGTGCCCGGTGAGCAGCCTCTGCCTGACGGCACCGATCCACGCTACCAGCGCTGTGCCGACGCCTGGGCGGTCACGGAGCAGACTGTGCCACATCTGGCGGCGATGCATCCCATGGACCCCGATCACATCCATGAGGAGTTGGAGTTAATGGGGCCCGACTTCGCGTCCTATAACTTTGAATGGCTGTGTCACAGCCCACAGTGGCGTGATCATTACTATCGCTCTGACCAGACGCCGCACTACGAGTATATGAAAACCGTACTCAAGATATTGGCCTGGCAGGACGGTGACGATGGCAGCCACACCCGCTGGGTGCTCAAGTGTCCGCAGCACCTCGAGCAACTGCCGGTTTTGCAGGCGGTGTTTCCCGATGCCACGATCGCGGTGACGCATCGTGACCCGGTATCGGTCATTCAATCCGCGGTGACCATGCTGGCATATGGCCAGAGAATGTCGCGTGAATCCATCGATCCGCCGGCGATCCTCGACTATTGGGCGGATCGGGTAGAGCACCTGTTGAGGGCCTGTATGCGGGATCGTCCGGCCCTCGATCCACAGCGCAGTATCGATGTGCTCTTCCACGAGTTCATGGCCGATGATCTGGGCATGGTGGAAGCCATTTATGCACGGGCAGGATTACCCATGACCGAGCAGGCCAAGGCAGAGCTACAGGCCTTTATTGAGGCGCATCCACGCGGCAAGCATGGCAAAGTTGTTTACGACCTGGCTGGTCAGTTCGGTGTTACACCGGCCGCGCTTCGTGAACGCTTCGATTTCTACTTTGAACAATTCCCCATCCAGGTTGAGGCCGGCGAGTAA